A stretch of Malus sylvestris chromosome 11, drMalSylv7.2, whole genome shotgun sequence DNA encodes these proteins:
- the LOC126591278 gene encoding uncharacterized WD repeat-containing protein C2A9.03-like, with product MSHYAGYVEDEYEMEDVDDDMDDEFHGREMGASDSDVDEYDYSNSKVADTTAAQARKGKDIQGIPWDRLSITREKYRQTRLEQYKNYENIPNSGEGSGKDCKDTKKGSVYYQFRRNARSVKSTILHFQLRNLVWATSKHDVYLMSHFSVIHWSSLSCTKSEVLNVSGHVAPSEKHPGSLLEGFTQTQVSTLSVKDKLLVAGGFQGELICKHLDRPGVSFCSRTTYDDNAITNAVEIYDSPSGAVHFTASNNDSGVRDFDMEKFQLTKHFRYPWPVNHTSLSPDGKLLVIVGDNPEGMLVNSQTGKMVMSLSGHLDFSFASAWHPDGMTFATGNQDKTCRIWDVRNLSKSVAVLKGNLGAIRSIRYTSDGQYMMMAEPADFVHVYDVKSGYEKEQEIDFFGEISGISFSPDTESLFIGVWDRTYGSLLEYGRSRNYSYLDSLI from the exons ATGTCCCATTACGCTGGTTATGTGGAGGATGAATACGAAATGGAAGATGTagatgatgatatggatgatgaGTTTCACGGTAGAGAAATGGGCGCCTCAGATTCTGATGTTGATGAATATGACTACTCG AATAGTAAAGTAGCTGATACAACTGCTGCTCAagcaagaaaaggaaaagacatCCAAGGTATTCCTTGGGATAGACTTAGCATTACTAGAGAGAAATACCGACAGACTAGGTTAGAACAATACAAGAATTATGAGAATATCCCTAATTCCGGAGAAGGATCAGGGAAG GATTGCAAAGATACAAAGAAAGGATCTGTATATTATCAGTTCAGACGAAATGCTAGATCAgtgaaatcaaccattcttcaTTTTCAG TTGCGTAACTTGGTCTGGGCTACTTCCAAGCATGATGTCTACCTGATGTCACATTTTTCTGTCATTCATTGGTCTTCATTAAGTTGCACAAAGTCTGAGGTTCTCAATGTTTCTGGACATGTGGCACCATCTGAG AAACATCCTGGAAGTCTCTTGGAGGGATTTACGCAGACTCAAGTTAGTACTCTTTCTGTAAAAGATAAGTTGCTAGTTGCTGGAGGATTCCAGGGTGAACTTATTTGCAAG CATCTTGATCGGCCTGGAGTCAGCTTTTGTTCAAGGACAACTTATGACGATAATGCCATAACAAATGCTGTTGAGATTTATGACAGTCCCag CGGGGCAGTTCACTTTACAGCCTCTAACAATGACTCTGGAGTCAGAGATTTTGACATGGAGAAATTTCAGCTTACTAAGCATTTCCGTTACCCTTGGCCTGTGAAT CATACTTCTCTGAGTCCTGATGGTAAACTTCTTGTGATTGTTGGAGACAATCCGGAAGGGATGTTGGTAAACTCTCAAACTGGAAAG ATGGTGATGTCTTTAAGTGGGCACTTGGATTTCTCCTTTGCATCAGCATGGCATCCTGATGGTATGACCTTTGCCACTGGGAACCAGGACAAAACCTGCCGGATTTGGGAtgttcgaaacctttccaagtCAGTTGCTGTTTTGAAGGGGAACCTTGGAGCTATTCGGTCAATCCGGTATACTTCTGATGGTCAGTATATGATGATGGCAGAGCCCGCAGACTTTGTGCATGTCTATGATGTGAAGAGTGGGTACGAAAAAGAACAGGAAATTGATTTCTTTGGCGAGATATCTGGCATATCATTCAGTCCGGACACGGAGTCTCTTTTTATTGGAGTGTGGGATCGTACATACGGTAGTCTTCTTGAGTATGGCCGAAGCCGGAACTACTCTTACCTTGATTCTCTTATTTGA
- the LOC126591286 gene encoding photosystem I reaction center subunit V, chloroplastic-like gives MAATSSALFSAPSISSTAARHHQTLSPTQISFQGLRPLTKSSPPTKLGLIAPSTRRRSCVVKAELNPSLVISLSTGLSLFLGRFVFFNFQRENVAKQGLPEQNGVTHFEAGDTRAKEYVSLLKSNDPVGFNIVDVLAWGSIGHIVAYYILATSSNGYDPKFFE, from the coding sequence ATGGCAGCCACCTCCTCCGCCTTGTTCTCAGCCCCATCCATCTCCTCCACCGCCGCAAGGCACCACCAGACCCTCTCACCAACCCAAATATCCTTCCAAGGCCTCAGACCCCTCACCAAGTCCTCCCCTCCCACCAAGCTGGGTTTGATTGCACCCAGCACCAGGAGAAGGTCATGCGTTGTGAAAGCTGAGCTGAACCCATCGCTGGTCATCAGCCTGAGCACcggtctctctctcttccttggGAGGTTTGTGTTCTTCAACTTCCAGAGAGAGAATGTGGCCAAGCAAGGGTTGCCGGAGCAGAACGGGGTGACACATTTCGAGGCTGGGGACACTAGGGCTAAGGAGTATGTGAGCCTCCTCAAGTCCAATGACCCTGTTGGGTTCAACATTGTGGATGTTTTGGCTTGGGGTTCTATTGGTCACATTGTGGCTTACTATATCTTGGCTACCTCTAGCAATGGCTATGATCCCAAGTTCTTTGAATGA
- the LOC126591281 gene encoding high mobility group B protein 10-like isoform X1, with translation MSEVPTPKITEKEKTSSSSAAISAHQQQLLSLSANGSSVSSPASAPKAYPSPTAKYEEVVQSSDLFWEKLKEFHDSFRTKFMIPTVGGKSLDLHLLFVEVTSRGGLDKVIRDRKWKEVIVAFNFPTTITSASFVLRKYYLSLLYHFEQAYYLHKEVFSIPVLEPVSKDLFNGSATMEEGASRNQFPGQESAEVQLGSSIMGTIDGKFDSGYVVTVNLGSDELKGVLYHAPTATYVSQSFSDMPTRRNRKRSRLALRDPSRPKSNRSGYNFFFAEHYARLKPLYYGQERAISKKIGYLWNNLTEAEKQVYQDKGTKDKERYRTEMLEYKSSYNPTQQ, from the exons ATGTCTGAGGTCCCAAcaccaaaaattacagaaaaggagaagacttcttcttcctctgcagcCATTTCAGCTCACCAACAAcaactcctctctctctccgccAATGGGTCTTCTGTCTCATCCCCCGCCTCCGCTCCAAAGGCTTATCCTTCACCCACAGCAAAGTATGAGGAAGTCGTTCAAAGCTCCGACCTTTTCTGGGAAAAGCTCAAGGAGTTTCACGATTCGTTCAGAACCAAATTCAt GATTCCTACTGTCGGAGGAAAGTCTCTGGATCTACATCTCCTTTTTGTTGAAGTCACATCTCGTGGTGGGCTTGACAAG GTGATTAGAGATCGCAAATGGAAGGAAGTGATTGTGGCCTTCAATTTCCCAACAACAATTACCAGTGCTTCGTTTGTCTTACGGAAGTACTACTTGTCTTTGCTGTATCACTTTGAGCAGGCGTATTATCTCCATAAAGAAGTTTTTAGCATCCCAGTGCTTG AACCTGTAAGCAAGGACCTTTTCAATGGGTCAGCCACCATGGAGGAAGGTGCGAGTAGAAACCAGTTTCCAGGTCAGG AAAGTGCAGAAGTGCAGCTTGGCTCTTCAATCATGGGAACCATTGATGGGAAATTTGACAGTGGATATGTGGTTACTGTCAACTTGGGTTCTGACGAACTGAAAGGTGTCTTGTATCATGCTCCTACAGCTACATACGTTTCTCAGAGCTTTTCGGACATGCCTACTCGACGGAACAGAAAGAGATCCAGGTTGGCATTACGTGATCCCTCTCGGCCCAAGTCAAACAGGAGCGGTTACAATTTCTTCTTCGCTGAGCATTATGCTAGATTAAAGCCTTTGTACTATGGGCAAGAGAGAGCCATCAGCAAGAAAATTGGGTACCTATGGAACAATCTCACAGAGGCTGAGAAACAG GTTTATCAGGATAAAGGGACGAAAGACAAGGAGAGATACAGGACCGAAATGCTGGAATATAAGTCTTCCTACAATCCTACACAGCAATAG
- the LOC126591285 gene encoding uncharacterized protein LOC126591285, which produces MSGPSDRRFDLNLVEEAAPPSPDNIWRPSFVSPTGPLTVGDSVMKNDMTAAVVARNLLTPKDNRLLSKRSDELAVKDSLALSVQCAGSVANMAQRLFARTRQVESLAAEVMSLKQEIRGLKHENKQLHRLAHDYATNMKRKLDQMKETDGQVLLDHQRFVGLFQRHLLPSSSGAVPRNEAPNDQPLMPPPSRVLSSTEAPNDPPPVPSLSGALPTAETSPKQPL; this is translated from the coding sequence atgtctggcccctccgaccgtcgttttgacttgaaccttgttgaagaggcagccccgccttctccagacaacatatggcgcccatccttcgtctcccctactggtcctcttaccgttggggattccgtgatgaagaatgatatgaccgctgcggtggtggccaggaaccttctcactcccaaagataacagactactttccaaacggtctgatgagttagctgttaaggattcgctggctctcagtgttcagtgtgcaggttctgtggctaatatggcccaacgcctatttgctcgaacccgccaagttgaatcattggcggctgaagtgatgagtctcaaacaggagattagagggctcaagcatgagaataaacagttgcaccggctcgcacatgactatgctacaaacatgaagaggaagcttgaccagatgaaggaaactgatggtcaggttttacttgatcatcagagatttgtgggtttgttccaaagacatttattgccttcgtcttctggggctgtaccgcgtaatgaagctccaaatgatcaacctctgatgcctcctccttctagggttctgtccagtactgaggctccaaatgatccccctccggtgccttctctttctggggctctaccgactgctgagacttctcctaagcaacctttgtga
- the LOC126591281 gene encoding high mobility group B protein 10-like isoform X2, giving the protein MSEVPTPKITEKEKTSSSSAAISAHQQQLLSLSANGSSVSSPASAPKAYPSPTAKYEEVVQSSDLFWEKLKEFHDSFRTKFMIPTVGGKSLDLHLLFVEVTSRGGLDKVIRDRKWKEVIVAFNFPTTITSASFVLRKYYLSLLYHFEQAYYLHKEVFSIPVLEPVSKDLFNGSATMEEGASRNQFPESAEVQLGSSIMGTIDGKFDSGYVVTVNLGSDELKGVLYHAPTATYVSQSFSDMPTRRNRKRSRLALRDPSRPKSNRSGYNFFFAEHYARLKPLYYGQERAISKKIGYLWNNLTEAEKQVYQDKGTKDKERYRTEMLEYKSSYNPTQQ; this is encoded by the exons ATGTCTGAGGTCCCAAcaccaaaaattacagaaaaggagaagacttcttcttcctctgcagcCATTTCAGCTCACCAACAAcaactcctctctctctccgccAATGGGTCTTCTGTCTCATCCCCCGCCTCCGCTCCAAAGGCTTATCCTTCACCCACAGCAAAGTATGAGGAAGTCGTTCAAAGCTCCGACCTTTTCTGGGAAAAGCTCAAGGAGTTTCACGATTCGTTCAGAACCAAATTCAt GATTCCTACTGTCGGAGGAAAGTCTCTGGATCTACATCTCCTTTTTGTTGAAGTCACATCTCGTGGTGGGCTTGACAAG GTGATTAGAGATCGCAAATGGAAGGAAGTGATTGTGGCCTTCAATTTCCCAACAACAATTACCAGTGCTTCGTTTGTCTTACGGAAGTACTACTTGTCTTTGCTGTATCACTTTGAGCAGGCGTATTATCTCCATAAAGAAGTTTTTAGCATCCCAGTGCTTG AACCTGTAAGCAAGGACCTTTTCAATGGGTCAGCCACCATGGAGGAAGGTGCGAGTAGAAACCAGTTTCCAG AAAGTGCAGAAGTGCAGCTTGGCTCTTCAATCATGGGAACCATTGATGGGAAATTTGACAGTGGATATGTGGTTACTGTCAACTTGGGTTCTGACGAACTGAAAGGTGTCTTGTATCATGCTCCTACAGCTACATACGTTTCTCAGAGCTTTTCGGACATGCCTACTCGACGGAACAGAAAGAGATCCAGGTTGGCATTACGTGATCCCTCTCGGCCCAAGTCAAACAGGAGCGGTTACAATTTCTTCTTCGCTGAGCATTATGCTAGATTAAAGCCTTTGTACTATGGGCAAGAGAGAGCCATCAGCAAGAAAATTGGGTACCTATGGAACAATCTCACAGAGGCTGAGAAACAG GTTTATCAGGATAAAGGGACGAAAGACAAGGAGAGATACAGGACCGAAATGCTGGAATATAAGTCTTCCTACAATCCTACACAGCAATAG
- the LOC126591274 gene encoding uncharacterized protein LOC126591274, with the protein MDIQHKETRFPPLAARYQEPTPAKKPSREEMENNNGGLFLELKVAKPEPLDQNPQNSSAAPRPQFTRFCEVCGKGFSSGKALGGHMRIHIQADRELFDQSRKNMISSKPKISKPNNSDVGSSNAGGVVGIGGKSNSISDMKPVCCVCGKNFPSMKSLFGHMRSHPEREWRGIQPPPAAKNSSSSTLSEDGPDQSEKKAQDGQIDSDEMFFGSKSSVLDLSKTLPKWSQTARRGRKSGSTGLESNSDQSVSGLDSRSPRTVEEDEEQMKEAVHDLLLLAQANPLEGGGADDTMCEATNSNFLITANQDGEGGHGYTATATVGSTNKRKGSPSEVERSEKKWYDEYGGGFGQEKSTVKNFLKLGLMEEENIGNHNNMEDELSYSQNSESIAVMRRNRRKMKLVDLEGRLRYKCNLCVKCFPSHQALGGHMSSHNKLKGIAVAHPSMEDQSAPADVSAGEDRVHDDEAERVALDHQQHHQCKICNKTFPTGQALGGHKRSHWNGPTEQHQQQVVEGPPVQLQQQLQAQSSQNIAGVGGGRRVLDFDLNELPPMEEDDQQGEGVGYQYGGAAAAGCAPSSYNSVSN; encoded by the coding sequence aTGGATATCCAACACAAAGAAACTAGGTTTCCGCCACTAGCTGCCCGCTATCAAGAGCCAACGCCCGCAAAGAAACCGAGCCGGGAAGAGATGGAGAACAACAATGGAGGACTGTTTCTGGAGCTCAAGGTTGCAAAGCCGGAACCTTTAGACCAAAACCCGCAAAACTCCTCCGCTGCTCCGCGGCCTCAATTCACCAGATTCTGCGAGGTCTGCGGCAAGGGTTTCAGCTCAGGTAAGGCTCTCGGAGGCCACATGAGAATACATATTCAAGCTGACAGAGAATTGTTTGATCAGTCTCGCAAGAACATGATTTCATCAAAACCCAAGATTTCGAAACCTAATAATTCCGATGTTGGAAGCTCGAATGCCGGTGGTGTTGTTGGGATTGGAGGTAAGAGCAATAGCATCAGCGATATGAAGCCTGTTTGTTGCGTTTGCGGCAAGAATTTTCCGTCGATGAAGTCACTTTTTGGGCATATGAGGTCGCATCCAGAGAGAGAATGGAGGGGAATTCAGCCGCCTCCGGCCGCCAAAAACAGCTCTTCCTCCACTCTGTCAGAAGATGGGCCTGATCAGAGTGAGAAGAAAGCTCAGGATGGTCAGATTGACTCGGATGAGATGTTTTTCGGGTCAAAAAGTTCGGTTCTTGATCTCTCCAAGACTCTGCCTAAATGGTCTCAAACCGCAAGGAGAGGGAGGAAGAGCGGCAGCACTGGACTAGAGTCCAACTCTGACCAGTCCGTCTCCGGTTTGGATTCGAGAAGTCCCAGGActgttgaagaagatgaagagcaGATGAAGGAAGCTGTCCATGATCTTTTGTTGCTAGCTCAGGCCAATCCATTGGAAGGAGGAGGAGCTGATGACACCATGTGTGAGGCCACCAACAGCAATTTCTTGATCACTGCCAATCAGGACGGAGAGGGAGGCCATGGGTACACTGCAACCGCCACCGTGGGATCCACAAACAAGAGGAAGGGATCACCATCTGAGGTGGAGAGGAGTGAGAAAAAATGGTATGATGAATATGGTGGGGGTTTTGGTCAAGAAAAGTCAACGGTGAAGAATTTCTTGAAGCTTGGATTGATGGAGGAGGAAAATATAGGAAATCATAATAATATGGAGGATGAATTGTCATACAGTCAGAATTCTGAGAGCATTGCGGTGATGAGGAGGAACAGGAGGAAGATGAAGTTGGTGGACTTGGAAGGAAGGCTGAGGTACAAGTGCAATCTCTGTGTGAAGTGTTTTCCTAGCCACCAAGCTCTGGGAGGACACATGTCAAGCCACAACAAGCTCAAGGGGATCGCGGTGGCCCACCCATCAATGGAGGACCAGTCTGCACCCGCTGACGTGTCGGCCGGTGAAGATAGGGTGCATGATGATGAAGCAGAAAGAGTAGCACTAGATCATCAGCAGCACCACCAGTGCAAAATCTGCAACAAGACCTTCCCAACAGGTCAGGCTTTGGGGGGTCACAAGAGGAGCCACTGGAATGGCCCCACTGAGCAGCACCAGCAGCAGGTGGTGGAGGGTCCCCCTGTGCAGCTACAGCAGCAGCTGCAAGCTCAGTCCAGTCAGAATATTGCAGGTGTTGGTGGTGGGAGAAGAGTTTTGGACTTTGACCTAAACGAGCTTCCACCAATGGAGGAGGATGACCAGCAAGGTGAGGGTGTAGGTTATCAGTATGGTGGGGCTGCGGCAGCTGGATGTGCACCTTCTTCTTACAATTCAGTTTCTAATTAG